GAATCGGTTAGTAACCCTCAGCGCCCGCCTGTTATCTGGATTGGGGCGCAAGAGTGTACGGGATGTACGGAATCGTTGCTGCGTGCGACTCATCCAACCGTTGAGAACCTACTGCTGGAAACGATTTCACTTGAGTATCATGAAGTGCTTTCTGCCGCTTTCGGTCATCAGGTTGAAGAAAACAAGCATAATGCCATTGAGAAATATAAAGGGCAGTACGTACTGGTCGTTGATGGTTCTATTCCATTAAAAGATAACGGCATTTACTGTATGGTGGCGGGTGAACCTATTATCGACCATATTCGCAAAGCGGCTGAGCATGCTGCGGCGATTATTGCGATCGGTTCTTGTGCGGCATGGGGTGGTGTAGCTGCCGCGGGCGTCAACCCGACGGGAGCCGTTGGTCTGCAGGAAGTTCTTCCGGGTAAAACGGTGATTAATATTCCTGGTTGCCCACCAAACCCACATAACTTTTTGGCAACGGTTGCCCACATTATTACTTTCGGTAAAGCACCGAAGCTGGATGCTAAAAACCGACCTACCTTTGCCTATGGTCGTCTGATTCACGAACACTGCGAACGCCGCCCACATTTCGATGCGGGTCGCTTTGCGAAAGAGTTTGGTGATGAGGGGCACCGTGAAGGTTGGTGTCTGTACCATTTAGGCTGTAAAGGTCCTGAAACTTACGGTAACTGTTCAACCCTGCAATTCTGCGACGTTGGTGGTGTATGGCCTGTGGCTATTGGTCACCCTTGCTATGGTTGTAACGAAGAAGGGGTTGGCTTCCATAAAGGTATTCACCAACTGGCGAGCGTTCAAAATCCAACGCCGCGCTATGCGAAGCCAGACGTCGACAACCGTGAGGGTGGAAGTATTTCACCAACGGCGGTTGGCTTGATTGGCGGTGTGGCTGGTCTGGTTGCTGGGGTAAGCGTGATGTCGGTTCGTGAACTTGGGCGTCAGCAAAAGAAAGACGATACCGAATCACGGGGAGAATAACCGTGAATAGACGCAATTTCCTTAAAATAGCTTCAGGTGGTGCGCTGCTGGCGGGTGGTACGTCTACCTGTCTTGCGGCTGCTGAGAATAAACCACCTATTCCGGGTGCGCTGGGGATGTTATATGACTCGACGCTTTGTGTGGGCTGTCAGGCCTGTGTGGCAAAGTGTCAGGACATTAACCATCCACAGCGTAACCCTATTGGCAATCAAACGTGGTCAAACAACGACAAGCTGTCCCCTTATACCAATAATATTATTCAGGTGTGGAGCAGCGGTACGGGTGAAAACAAAGATCAGGAAGTCGACGGTTACGCTTACATCAAAAAGCAGTGTATGCACTGTGTTGATCCAAACTGCGTTTCAGTTTGTCCGGTGTCTGCCCTGAAGAAAGATCCAAAGACCGGCATCGTTCACTACGACGCTGACATTTGTACCGGTTGTCGTTACTGCATGGTGGGTTGCCCCTATAACATTCCTAAATATGACTATAACAATCCATTTGGTGAATTACACAAGTGCGAACTGTGTAACCAGAAAGGTGTTGAGCGCCTGAATAAAGGTGGCTTACCGGGCTGTGTGGAAGTTTGTCCTGCTGGCGCGGTGATTTTTGGGACGCGTGAAGAGTTGATGGCGGAAGCCAAGAAGCGCTTGGCGCTGAAAGCCGGTGATGAATATCGCTATCCTCGTCAGACGCTAAACGGTAGCGATCCTTATCTGCATACGGTTCCGCATTACTATCCGCATCTCTATGGTGAAAAAGAGGGCGGTGGTACACAAGTGTTAGTGTTGACCGGTGTTCCTTTTAAAAACCTTGATTTGCCGGAGCTTGCCGATCTTTCTACCGGTGCGCGTTCTGAAAATATTCAGCATACGGTTTATAAAGGCATGATGTTGCCGCTGGCCGTTTTAGCGGGCTTAACCGTGTTGGTTCGTCGTAATACGAAAAACGACCATCACGAAGAAGGAGATGATAATGAGCACACATCATAAGCCAACGCCGCTGGGCGGCAAACTCGTCAGCTGGCCGATTATCGTATTCGGGCCGTTGGTTGTGCTGTGCTTAATTTTTGTGGTTAAGCGTTTAGTCTTTGGACTGGGTTCGGTATCCGATCTTAACGGTGGTTATCCGTGGGGTATTTGGATTGCCTTTGACCTGTTGATTGGTACCGGTTTTGCCTGTGGTGGTTGGGCGTTAGCTTGGGCGGTATATGTCTTTAACAAAGGTGAATACCATCCTCTGGTTCGTCCTGCGCTGTTAGCCAGCCTGTTTGGTTACTCTCTGGGTGGGCTGTCGATTACCATCGACGTAGGTCGTTACTGGAACTTACCGTACTTCTACATTCCGGGTTATTTCAACGTGAACTCGGTACTGTTTGAAACTGCGGTATGTATGACCATCTATATTGGCATCATGGCGTTAGAATTTGCACCAGTGTTGTTTGAACGTATGGGATGGAAATTATCCCTGAAGCGTCTTAATAAAGTGATGTTCTTTGTTCTTGCGCTGGGCGCGTTACTGCCAACCATGCACCAATCATCAATGGGTTCTCTGATGATTGCCGCGGGTCATAAAGTCCATCCAATTTGGCAAAGCTATGAAATGCTCCCGCTTTACTCACTGCTGACCGCTTTTATTATGGGATTCTCGATAGTGATATTCGAAGGATCGCTGGTGCAGGCAGGGCTAAGAGGTAAAGGGCAGGATGAAAAAGCGATGTTCAGGAAGCTGATGGGTATCATTAGTATATTCCTGTTGCTCTTCCTGGTATTTCGTTTCGGCGAACTGGTTTACAGAGATAAGTTGTCTTATATCTTTGCCGGTGACTTCTATGCGGTGATGTTCTGGATTGAAATCGCACTGCTGCTGTTCCCGCTGGTGGTCTTCCGTTTCCGTAAATGGGCTAACGATTCTCGTATGCTGTTTATCGGTGCTGTCAGTATGTTATTGGGTTGTGCTATGTGGCGTATGTCTTACTCCCTGGTTGCATTTAATCCAGGTGGTGGTTACCACTATTTCCCAACTTGGGAAGAACTGTTAATTTCAATTGGCTTTGTGAGTATCGAGATATGTGCCTATATCTTACTGATTCGTCTACTGCCGGTTATTCCTTCTTTAAAAAATCTTCACAAGAATCAAGAGGCTAGTAAAGCATGAGCCAACGTATCACTATTGACCCGGTAACACGTATCGAAGGTCACTTGCGCATTGATTGCGAAATTGAAAATGGAAAGGTCTCCAAAGCGTGGGCGTCAGGTACGATGTGGCGTGGCATGGAGGAGATCGTAAAGGGTAACGATCCGCGTGATGCATGGATGATTGTCCAACGTATCTGCGGAGTTTGTACCACCACTCATGCTATTGCATCCGTTCGCTCTGTTGAGAGCGCATTGAATCTGAATATCCCGGTAAACGCACAGTACATTCGTAACCTGATACTGGCTGCGCACATGACGCACGATCATATCGTGCACTTCTATCAGCTTTCAGCGTTAGACTGGGTGGATATTACGTCTGCACTAAAAGCCGATCCTGCTAAAGCAGCGGCCTTATTGAAAGGTGTTTCCAACTGGCATCTGAATAGTGAAGAAGAGTTTACTAAAGTTCAGAACAAAATTAAGGATCTGGTTGCCAGCGGCCAATTGGGCATTTTTGCCAATGGTTACTGGGGACACCCGGCGATGAAATTACCGCCAGAGGTGAACCTGATTGCTGTTGCTCACTATCTGCAGGCGCTTGAATGTCAGCGTGATGCTAACCGCGTGGTGGCGTTGCTGGGTGGTAAAACCCCCCATATTCAAAATCTGGCCGTAGGCGGGGTAGCTAACCCAATCAATCTGGATGGCTTAGGGGTACTGAACCTTGAGCGTCTGATGTACATCAAATCGTTCATTGACCGTTTAAATGACTTCGTACAGCAGGTGTACAAAGTGGATACGGCGGTGATTGCGGCGTTTTATCCGGAGTGGTTAGAATTAGGCAAGGGAGCGGTTAACTATCTCAGTACGCCTGAATTCCCGACCGACAGTAAAAACGGTAGCTTCGTGTTCCCTGGCGGTTACATCACCAACAGTGATTTATCAACCTACCGTCCGATCACCTCTCAATCAGACGAGTTCCTGATTAAAGGTATTCAGGAAAGCGCTAAACACGCTTGGTATAAAGATGAAGAGCCACAGGCACCGTGGGAAGGTACCACCATTCCTAACTACAGCACTTGGGATGAGAACGGCAAATATTCATGGGTTAAATCCCCTACTTTCTACGGTAAAACTACCGAAGTGGGTCCATTAGCCAATATGCTGTGTAAGCTGGCGGCTAACCATGAACCAACCAAGAAGCATCTGAATGATATCGTGGGTATTTATACCGCATTAACCGGTAAAACCATTGAAGTTGCTCAGTTGCATTCAACATTGGGGCGTATTGTTGGCCGTACTGTACACGCCTGTACCCTGCAAGATTTGTTACAAAATCAGTATAAATCACTGATTGAAAACATCGGCAAAGGGGACCATGTTGCCTATGTGAAACCAAATATTCCAGCAACCGGCACCTTCAAAGGCGTAGGTTTTGCGGAAGTTTCACGGGGTATGTTATCCCACTGGATCGTTATCAAAGATGGCAAAATCGAGAACTATCAGGCAGTGGTTCCATCAACTTGGAACTCTGGCCCTCGCAACTTCAATGATGACGTTGGGCCATATGAGCAGTCTCTGGTAGGTACTCCAATTGCCGATCCGGCGAAACCGTTAGAAGTTGTACGTACTATTCACTCCTTCGATCCATGTATGGCTTGTGCGGTACACGTGGTTGATGCGGATGGTAATGAAGTCACAAAAGTTAAGGTTCTTTAATGCGGATATTAGTATTAGGCGTTGGTAATGTTCTTTTAACCGACGAAGCGATAGGCGTACGTGTTGTCGAGGCTTTGGAGCAAAACTATGTCCTACCTGACTACGTGGAGGTTCTGGACGGCGGAACCGCCGGAATGGAACTGTTGGAGGCTATGGCAAATCGCGATCATCTGATTATTGCTGATGCTATCGTTTCCAAAAAGCGTACGCCGGGCACCATTATGATTTTGCGTGATGAAGAAGTGCCAACGCTGTTTACTAATAAGATTTCTCCGCATCAGTTAGGTTTGGCCGACGTACTGTCGGCCCTCCGCTTTACCGGGGAGTTCCCCGGTAAACTGACGCTGGTTGGCGTAATTCCTGAATCTTTGGAACCGCATATTGGTATGACCGCAACGGTTGAAGCCATGATTGAACCCGCGTTACAAGAGGTGATAGCGGCCTTGCGCTCATCTGGTGTAGAAGTTTTACCCAAGGAGAAATAAGCATGTCCGATGAGATTTATGGTTACGCTGAAGAGCCAACAGCGCTAGTTCAGCGCGCTTTTCAG
Above is a window of Limnobaculum parvum DNA encoding:
- the hybC gene encoding hydrogenase 2 large subunit, producing the protein MSQRITIDPVTRIEGHLRIDCEIENGKVSKAWASGTMWRGMEEIVKGNDPRDAWMIVQRICGVCTTTHAIASVRSVESALNLNIPVNAQYIRNLILAAHMTHDHIVHFYQLSALDWVDITSALKADPAKAAALLKGVSNWHLNSEEEFTKVQNKIKDLVASGQLGIFANGYWGHPAMKLPPEVNLIAVAHYLQALECQRDANRVVALLGGKTPHIQNLAVGGVANPINLDGLGVLNLERLMYIKSFIDRLNDFVQQVYKVDTAVIAAFYPEWLELGKGAVNYLSTPEFPTDSKNGSFVFPGGYITNSDLSTYRPITSQSDEFLIKGIQESAKHAWYKDEEPQAPWEGTTIPNYSTWDENGKYSWVKSPTFYGKTTEVGPLANMLCKLAANHEPTKKHLNDIVGIYTALTGKTIEVAQLHSTLGRIVGRTVHACTLQDLLQNQYKSLIENIGKGDHVAYVKPNIPATGTFKGVGFAEVSRGMLSHWIVIKDGKIENYQAVVPSTWNSGPRNFNDDVGPYEQSLVGTPIADPAKPLEVVRTIHSFDPCMACAVHVVDADGNEVTKVKVL
- the hybA gene encoding hydrogenase 2 operon protein HybA; this translates as MNRRNFLKIASGGALLAGGTSTCLAAAENKPPIPGALGMLYDSTLCVGCQACVAKCQDINHPQRNPIGNQTWSNNDKLSPYTNNIIQVWSSGTGENKDQEVDGYAYIKKQCMHCVDPNCVSVCPVSALKKDPKTGIVHYDADICTGCRYCMVGCPYNIPKYDYNNPFGELHKCELCNQKGVERLNKGGLPGCVEVCPAGAVIFGTREELMAEAKKRLALKAGDEYRYPRQTLNGSDPYLHTVPHYYPHLYGEKEGGGTQVLVLTGVPFKNLDLPELADLSTGARSENIQHTVYKGMMLPLAVLAGLTVLVRRNTKNDHHEEGDDNEHTS
- the hybB gene encoding Ni/Fe-hydrogenase cytochrome b subunit — protein: MSTHHKPTPLGGKLVSWPIIVFGPLVVLCLIFVVKRLVFGLGSVSDLNGGYPWGIWIAFDLLIGTGFACGGWALAWAVYVFNKGEYHPLVRPALLASLFGYSLGGLSITIDVGRYWNLPYFYIPGYFNVNSVLFETAVCMTIYIGIMALEFAPVLFERMGWKLSLKRLNKVMFFVLALGALLPTMHQSSMGSLMIAAGHKVHPIWQSYEMLPLYSLLTAFIMGFSIVIFEGSLVQAGLRGKGQDEKAMFRKLMGIISIFLLLFLVFRFGELVYRDKLSYIFAGDFYAVMFWIEIALLLFPLVVFRFRKWANDSRMLFIGAVSMLLGCAMWRMSYSLVAFNPGGGYHYFPTWEELLISIGFVSIEICAYILLIRLLPVIPSLKNLHKNQEASKA
- a CDS encoding HyaD/HybD family hydrogenase maturation endopeptidase — encoded protein: MRILVLGVGNVLLTDEAIGVRVVEALEQNYVLPDYVEVLDGGTAGMELLEAMANRDHLIIADAIVSKKRTPGTIMILRDEEVPTLFTNKISPHQLGLADVLSALRFTGEFPGKLTLVGVIPESLEPHIGMTATVEAMIEPALQEVIAALRSSGVEVLPKEK
- the hybO gene encoding hydrogenase 2 small subunit, with the translated sequence MIEDNPLLPSHGINRRDFMKLCTALAATMGLSANAAAEIAESVSNPQRPPVIWIGAQECTGCTESLLRATHPTVENLLLETISLEYHEVLSAAFGHQVEENKHNAIEKYKGQYVLVVDGSIPLKDNGIYCMVAGEPIIDHIRKAAEHAAAIIAIGSCAAWGGVAAAGVNPTGAVGLQEVLPGKTVINIPGCPPNPHNFLATVAHIITFGKAPKLDAKNRPTFAYGRLIHEHCERRPHFDAGRFAKEFGDEGHREGWCLYHLGCKGPETYGNCSTLQFCDVGGVWPVAIGHPCYGCNEEGVGFHKGIHQLASVQNPTPRYAKPDVDNREGGSISPTAVGLIGGVAGLVAGVSVMSVRELGRQQKKDDTESRGE